From a region of the Haloferax volcanii DS2 genome:
- a CDS encoding queuosine precursor transporter — MSEGRSAIGQVALVGLFVTALTTAQLTASKLLSIPLPSAVGELPFVGAAILMPGAALAYALTFFASDCYSELYGRRAAQVMVNVGFAMNFVLLGLVWSTIAAPAANPEFAAQFATVLSSGTNVVAGSLLAYLVSQNWDVVVFHGIRELTDGSLLWLRNIVSTATSQAIDTVIFVGVGFYAAPTVLGIGDVLPWNVLVGLAVGQYLLKLLIAIVDTPFVYGTVALLRGDDESSTDGWVAD, encoded by the coding sequence ATGAGTGAGGGGCGCTCGGCCATCGGACAAGTCGCCCTCGTCGGCCTGTTCGTCACCGCGCTGACGACGGCGCAGTTGACGGCGTCGAAACTGCTCTCGATTCCCCTGCCGTCGGCGGTGGGCGAACTCCCGTTCGTCGGCGCGGCCATCCTCATGCCGGGAGCGGCGCTGGCGTACGCGCTCACCTTCTTCGCGTCCGACTGTTACTCCGAACTGTACGGCCGCCGGGCGGCGCAGGTCATGGTGAACGTCGGCTTCGCCATGAACTTCGTCCTCCTCGGCCTCGTCTGGAGCACCATCGCCGCGCCCGCCGCGAACCCCGAGTTCGCCGCGCAGTTCGCCACGGTGCTCTCGTCGGGGACGAACGTCGTCGCCGGGAGCCTGCTCGCGTACCTCGTGAGTCAGAACTGGGACGTCGTCGTCTTCCACGGCATCCGCGAGCTGACCGACGGCTCGCTTCTCTGGCTCCGCAACATCGTCTCGACGGCGACGAGTCAGGCCATCGACACGGTCATCTTCGTCGGCGTCGGGTTCTACGCCGCGCCGACGGTCCTCGGCATCGGAGACGTGCTCCCGTGGAACGTCCTCGTCGGCCTCGCCGTCGGCCAGTACCTCCTGAAGCTCCTCATCGCAATCGTGGACACCCCGTTCGTCTACGGGACCGTCGCGCTCCTCCGCGGCGACGACGAGTCCTCGACCGACGGCTGGGTCGCGGACTGA
- a CDS encoding ribbon-helix-helix domain-containing protein translates to MAKISVEIPDELLADLDEHVGDDKKFVNRSDAVRASIRKTLDILDEIDDRHNRLVEDE, encoded by the coding sequence ATGGCCAAGATAAGCGTCGAGATACCCGACGAACTGCTCGCGGACTTAGACGAGCACGTCGGCGACGACAAGAAGTTCGTGAACCGAAGCGATGCGGTTCGGGCGTCCATCCGGAAGACGCTCGACATCCTCGACGAAATCGACGACCGACACAACCGCCTCGTCGAAGATGAGTGA
- the tatCt gene encoding Sec-independent protein translocase protein TatCt, with protein sequence MSSALDEDTQQTIAAGRETAGAMLRAAQKDLQKVFIVFLVGFLGTFYALRLYVWEFFRGVTKAQMDASVSGNVSIIAQTPFDVILLQAKIGLVVGVLFALPPFIYVSRGALKARDAWPKSPVAPWKLALIGLTMVALFAAGVAYGYFVFFPFTFAFLAQNAISAGFTPSYSIVKWAQFIFLLTLSFGLASQLPLAMTGLSYAEVVPYELFRDKWRHAIVGIFAFGALFTPPDPFTQIMWAVPVILLYAFSLYLARVVVTAKRGSEKIDVKSTATTHWNLLAGVGVVVGLLVYAFYEYGGVELANDGLAAIGSDYVFLAPGSGVALGAFVVAGGFVGLAFGLAYLVYRDIERLERTEIGVGDPTKLDLSALDVAGVRAAPPEAFADLEEDEVMALASAAIDDGDKAKAQALIDRFDEAEADREAEAADAEDEPGELEDRTTRAGGAFVSELTEGETDEDDIGGYYTDIAFIVDSLTSRAFWVVGWFMLVLATTFGWLYTGGIRDVYDDFLGRLPAAVRPEEVLNVVALHPMEALIFEVKFSTILAVLATLPLVAYFVWPALRERNIIRKRRRTVFVWTGALAGGLLGGFALGYTYVAPTVITFLVEDALAANMIITYRITNFFWLIFFTTAGIGLLADVPILMVLLNTAGISYRMMRNRWREVTVFILAISAVFTPASITTMFMVTLPLMAAYGVGLGVLFVLTVGGRRDLSPARGAAE encoded by the coding sequence ATGTCCAGCGCCCTCGACGAGGACACCCAACAGACCATCGCGGCGGGCCGCGAGACCGCCGGTGCGATGCTCCGAGCGGCGCAAAAAGACCTCCAGAAGGTCTTTATCGTCTTCCTCGTCGGGTTCCTCGGCACGTTCTACGCGCTCCGACTCTACGTCTGGGAGTTCTTCCGTGGCGTGACCAAGGCGCAGATGGACGCCAGCGTCTCCGGCAACGTCAGCATCATCGCCCAGACCCCCTTCGACGTGATTCTCTTGCAGGCCAAAATCGGTCTCGTCGTGGGGGTGCTGTTCGCGCTTCCGCCGTTTATCTACGTCTCGCGGGGCGCGCTGAAAGCACGGGACGCGTGGCCTAAATCGCCCGTCGCGCCGTGGAAACTCGCGCTCATCGGACTGACGATGGTCGCGCTGTTCGCCGCGGGGGTCGCCTACGGCTACTTCGTCTTCTTCCCGTTCACGTTCGCGTTCCTCGCGCAGAACGCGATTTCCGCCGGCTTCACGCCGAGTTACTCCATCGTGAAGTGGGCGCAGTTCATCTTCCTGCTCACGCTTTCGTTCGGCCTCGCGAGCCAACTCCCGCTCGCGATGACCGGGCTCTCGTACGCCGAAGTCGTCCCCTACGAGCTGTTCCGCGACAAGTGGCGGCACGCCATCGTCGGCATCTTCGCCTTCGGCGCACTGTTCACCCCGCCGGACCCGTTCACCCAAATCATGTGGGCGGTGCCCGTCATCTTGCTGTACGCCTTCAGCCTCTATCTCGCTCGCGTGGTCGTCACGGCCAAACGCGGCAGCGAGAAGATAGACGTCAAATCGACCGCGACAACCCACTGGAACCTCCTCGCGGGCGTCGGCGTCGTCGTCGGCCTCCTCGTCTACGCCTTCTACGAGTACGGCGGCGTCGAACTCGCGAACGACGGCCTCGCCGCAATCGGCAGCGACTACGTGTTCCTCGCTCCCGGTTCGGGGGTCGCGTTGGGCGCGTTCGTCGTCGCCGGCGGCTTCGTCGGCCTCGCGTTCGGACTCGCCTACCTCGTCTACCGCGACATCGAGCGACTCGAACGGACCGAAATCGGCGTCGGTGACCCGACGAAACTCGACCTCTCGGCGCTCGACGTGGCGGGCGTCCGCGCCGCGCCGCCGGAGGCGTTCGCAGACCTCGAAGAAGACGAGGTGATGGCCCTCGCGTCGGCCGCCATCGACGACGGCGACAAGGCCAAAGCGCAGGCGCTCATCGACCGATTCGACGAGGCCGAGGCGGACCGCGAGGCCGAAGCGGCCGACGCCGAAGACGAACCGGGCGAACTCGAAGACCGGACGACCCGCGCGGGCGGCGCGTTCGTCTCCGAACTGACCGAAGGCGAGACCGACGAGGACGACATCGGCGGCTACTACACCGACATCGCGTTCATCGTCGACTCGCTCACCTCGCGGGCGTTCTGGGTCGTCGGCTGGTTCATGCTCGTCCTCGCGACGACGTTCGGCTGGCTCTACACCGGCGGTATCAGGGACGTGTACGACGACTTCCTCGGCCGACTGCCAGCCGCCGTGCGACCCGAGGAAGTCCTCAACGTCGTCGCGCTCCACCCGATGGAGGCGCTCATCTTCGAGGTGAAGTTCTCGACGATTCTGGCCGTGCTGGCGACGCTCCCGCTCGTCGCGTACTTCGTGTGGCCCGCGCTCCGCGAGCGCAACATCATCCGCAAGCGTCGCCGGACGGTCTTCGTGTGGACCGGCGCGCTCGCCGGCGGCCTCCTCGGCGGCTTCGCGCTCGGCTACACCTACGTCGCGCCGACGGTCATCACGTTCCTCGTCGAAGACGCGCTCGCGGCGAACATGATAATCACCTACCGCATCACCAACTTCTTCTGGCTCATCTTCTTCACCACCGCGGGCATCGGCCTCCTCGCCGACGTGCCCATCCTGATGGTGCTTCTCAACACCGCCGGCATCAGCTACCGGATGATGCGGAATCGCTGGCGCGAGGTCACGGTGTTCATCCTCGCCATCTCGGCGGTGTTCACCCCCGCGAGCATCACGACGATGTTCATGGTGACGCTCCCGCTGATGGCGGCCTACGGCGTCGGTCTCGGCGTCCTGTTCGTGCTGACGGTCGGCGGCCGGCGCGACCTCTCGCCCGCCCGCGGCGCGGCGGAGTGA
- the tatCo gene encoding Sec-independent protein translocase protein TatCo, translated as MADEERDAGLSAADDETDASDDTDQRSSDGDADDADDASSSSDGPVYGRVTPRDETVTHGSDDDASADVAAETGDNGDDSDSDTDAAPDDADDSATDSDADSDDEPRLLADDEHTSHVPEGTYDDSSDESADDVDPDAAADGASPALTGEDEMGGVAPSSVSAEDADFDDEDVGGLVGEAPESDQEMPLTAHIEEMIRRLAVVLGVAGAITLVLFPGADILNALVDTQAAFGVHIPSATDVINFLWNSHIPGAETIVDRRPRLYGPLELILTKLKVAGLAGTVIGLPVFVYETYLFMRPGLYPKERKYYLAAVPTSLVLALVGVLFAHFVVLPAIFAYFTSYTEGTAVVAFGLKETFNLILILMGYMAVVFQIPLFVELAIMMNLVTRRWLEDRRLLFWGAFLGLAFLVSPDPTGMAPIIIGATMITLFEGTLAALRWTGN; from the coding sequence ATGGCGGACGAGGAGCGTGACGCAGGGCTCTCTGCGGCCGACGACGAGACGGACGCCTCGGACGACACCGACCAGCGCTCGTCCGACGGCGACGCCGACGACGCCGACGACGCGTCTTCGTCGTCTGACGGTCCGGTTTACGGTCGAGTCACCCCGCGAGACGAGACCGTCACCCATGGGTCTGACGACGACGCTTCTGCCGACGTTGCTGCCGAGACGGGCGACAACGGCGACGACTCCGATTCCGACACCGACGCGGCTCCCGACGACGCGGATGATTCAGCTACCGACTCCGACGCCGACTCTGACGACGAACCGCGTCTCCTCGCGGACGACGAACACACGTCGCACGTTCCCGAGGGGACATACGACGATTCGAGCGACGAGTCGGCTGACGACGTCGACCCGGACGCGGCGGCCGACGGCGCGAGCCCGGCGCTGACCGGCGAGGACGAGATGGGCGGTGTGGCCCCGTCGTCCGTCTCCGCCGAGGACGCCGACTTCGACGACGAGGACGTCGGCGGCCTCGTCGGCGAGGCCCCCGAGAGCGACCAGGAGATGCCGCTGACCGCGCACATCGAGGAGATGATTCGCCGGTTGGCGGTCGTCCTCGGCGTCGCCGGCGCGATTACGCTCGTGCTGTTTCCCGGCGCGGACATCCTCAACGCGCTCGTGGACACGCAGGCCGCCTTCGGCGTCCACATCCCGAGCGCGACCGACGTCATCAACTTCCTCTGGAACTCCCACATCCCCGGCGCGGAGACCATCGTCGACCGCCGGCCGCGGCTCTACGGCCCGCTCGAACTCATCCTCACCAAACTGAAGGTCGCCGGCCTCGCCGGGACCGTCATCGGCCTCCCCGTGTTCGTCTACGAGACGTACCTGTTCATGCGCCCCGGTCTCTACCCCAAAGAGCGCAAGTACTACCTCGCGGCCGTCCCGACGAGCCTCGTCCTCGCGCTCGTCGGCGTCCTCTTTGCCCACTTCGTGGTGCTGCCGGCCATCTTCGCGTACTTCACCTCCTACACCGAGGGGACCGCGGTCGTCGCGTTCGGCCTCAAGGAGACGTTCAACCTCATTCTCATCCTGATGGGCTACATGGCGGTCGTCTTCCAGATTCCGCTGTTCGTGGAACTGGCCATCATGATGAACCTCGTCACCCGACGGTGGCTCGAAGACCGCCGCCTGCTGTTCTGGGGCGCGTTCCTCGGCCTCGCGTTCCTCGTCAGCCCCGACCCGACCGGGATGGCCCCCATCATCATCGGCGCGACGATGATTACCCTGTTCGAGGGGACGCTCGCGGCCTTACGCTGGACCGGGAACTGA
- a CDS encoding SRPBCC domain-containing protein, with product MAHELVTSIEIDAPPERVWEALVDFDRYPEWNPFMRIAGRPNEGATLTVHLRPPGGRESEFEPDVVYCEKHRELRWVGHLVVPGLFDGEHRFRLEPLDGGERTRFEHAETFSGVLAGLLLRFVGEQTRAGFVAMNEGLKTRVEGVVAAENRKATESSDAV from the coding sequence ATGGCACACGAACTCGTCACGAGCATCGAGATAGACGCCCCGCCCGAGCGGGTGTGGGAGGCGCTCGTCGACTTCGACCGCTACCCCGAATGGAACCCGTTCATGCGAATCGCCGGGCGACCGAACGAGGGCGCGACGCTCACCGTCCACCTGCGACCGCCGGGCGGCCGCGAGTCGGAGTTCGAACCCGACGTAGTCTACTGCGAGAAGCACCGCGAACTGCGCTGGGTCGGCCACCTCGTGGTTCCGGGACTGTTCGACGGCGAACACCGGTTCCGCCTCGAACCGCTCGACGGCGGCGAGCGCACCCGGTTCGAACACGCGGAGACGTTCTCGGGCGTCCTCGCCGGACTCCTGTTGCGGTTCGTCGGCGAGCAAACCCGGGCGGGATTCGTCGCCATGAACGAGGGGCTGAAGACGCGCGTCGAGGGAGTGGTCGCGGCCGAGAATCGGAAGGCGACGGAGTCGTCGGACGCAGTGTGA
- a CDS encoding histidine phosphatase family protein — MATLLLARHGETTWNRAGRVQGWVPVSLTERGREQADALARHVADSYEVDRLVSSDIERAQETARPVARELGLEPVLDSAWRERDVGSFQGLEFDELTDRYPQYFLSAVGAPAARERPPSGESLVEVRRRVLNAHEGLADSLDADETVLVVSHGAPIRLSLGEVKGLDIVETMLSQPLDNGGICEFEVELSDDGDEPLVHVVAENETRFLTT; from the coding sequence ATGGCAACCCTCCTTCTCGCCAGACACGGCGAGACGACGTGGAACCGCGCCGGGCGCGTACAGGGGTGGGTCCCTGTGTCGCTCACAGAGCGCGGCCGCGAGCAGGCCGACGCCCTCGCGCGCCACGTCGCGGACAGCTACGAGGTCGACCGCCTCGTCTCCTCCGACATCGAACGCGCCCAAGAGACCGCCCGCCCCGTCGCCCGCGAACTCGGCCTCGAACCCGTCCTCGACTCGGCGTGGCGCGAGCGCGACGTGGGGTCGTTTCAGGGGCTCGAATTCGACGAACTCACCGACCGGTACCCGCAGTACTTCCTCTCGGCGGTCGGCGCGCCCGCCGCCCGCGAGCGCCCTCCGAGCGGCGAGAGCCTCGTCGAGGTCCGCCGCCGCGTCCTCAACGCTCACGAGGGGCTCGCCGACTCGCTCGACGCCGACGAGACGGTGCTCGTCGTCAGCCACGGCGCGCCGATTCGGCTGTCGCTCGGTGAGGTGAAGGGCCTCGACATCGTCGAGACGATGCTGTCGCAACCGCTCGACAACGGCGGCATCTGCGAGTTCGAAGTCGAACTGAGCGACGACGGCGACGAACCGCTCGTCCACGTCGTCGCCGAGAACGAGACGCGATTTCTGACGACGTAG
- the larE gene encoding ATP-dependent sacrificial sulfur transferase LarE, which yields MSERDVAAKADAVREALAERESVLIAFSGGVDSSVVAALAHEALGDDAVACTAKSETLPDAELDDAKRVAEEIGIEHLTVEFSELDNPDFVANDDDRCYHCRTMRLGRMYEAARDRGIEAVCDGTNASDPGEGHRPGLRAVEELEVLSPLLAHGITKEEVRAIADDYDLSVADKPSMACLSSRIPTGLEVTEERLSRVERAETILRTWGFEQFRVRDHDGLARIEVAPEELDRALDADFVRAARDHLKDAGFDHVTLDLHGYRTGSVSPGAEAETDADAGDDDLLVDDVFAQDYPMRK from the coding sequence ATGAGCGAGCGAGACGTCGCGGCGAAGGCCGACGCAGTACGCGAGGCGCTCGCGGAGCGCGAGAGCGTCCTCATCGCCTTTTCGGGCGGCGTGGACTCCAGCGTGGTCGCCGCACTCGCCCACGAGGCGCTCGGTGACGACGCGGTCGCCTGCACCGCGAAAAGCGAGACCCTGCCGGACGCCGAGTTGGACGACGCGAAGCGCGTCGCCGAGGAAATCGGCATCGAACACCTGACCGTCGAGTTCTCCGAGTTGGACAACCCCGACTTCGTCGCCAACGACGACGACCGGTGTTACCACTGCCGGACGATGCGCCTCGGCCGGATGTACGAGGCCGCCCGCGACCGCGGCATCGAGGCCGTCTGCGACGGAACCAACGCCTCGGACCCCGGCGAGGGTCACCGCCCCGGCCTCCGCGCCGTCGAGGAGTTAGAGGTGCTGTCGCCGCTTTTGGCCCACGGCATCACGAAAGAGGAGGTCCGCGCCATCGCCGACGACTACGACCTGTCGGTCGCAGACAAGCCCTCGATGGCCTGTCTCTCCTCGCGGATTCCGACCGGCCTCGAAGTCACCGAGGAACGACTCTCGCGGGTCGAGCGCGCGGAGACGATTCTCCGGACGTGGGGCTTCGAGCAGTTCCGCGTCCGCGACCACGACGGCCTCGCCCGCATCGAGGTCGCGCCGGAGGAACTCGACCGCGCCCTCGACGCCGACTTCGTCCGCGCCGCCCGCGACCACCTGAAGGACGCCGGCTTCGACCACGTCACGCTCGACCTCCACGGCTACCGGACCGGGAGCGTCAGCCCCGGGGCCGAGGCGGAGACGGACGCCGACGCGGGCGACGACGACCTCCTCGTGGACGACGTGTTCGCGCAGGACTATCCGATGCGGAAGTAG
- a CDS encoding MutS-related protein: MDFETIPGVGEKTAAALAELDDAERALTDGDVAALARAPGLTEGRAAAIARGAIRRDHDDPGGFLATDRASEIYRDALGLLQARTVTTYAEKRLETLFPTGSAPRIEEVRAFAADATDLDPDPDVLAALSGVEPLADPTPRRVRERCIATADAERYAAAKEAFPELSIEVVEDGRDIAELARSYSTVVVLDESFAGIDVDGDVRVLPDAAERTDEVVPERLLAFFAANREALEAAAAVHEVAELDPPCDLAALRDVLSRLADDGTVLGDDELERLSNAVDDLDTAVSTAESVANDRLRDVIRERDVTIEGTDFLSLVEQGARVDSLLSRELEDEFDEALSAARDHLVESLSLRPGEADLTERVFPDDPSFPLGHDEEAVGRLRTELKAARDRRAAKLKAGLAADLGDLRDPVETLVRDALELDVRLAVSRFARDFDCVFPEFTGAAGDDGAGSFAIEAGRSPLLDVDFSDVDPVDYEVSGVTLLSGVNSGGKTSTLDLVGLVVVLAHMGLPVPAESVRLSRFSELHYYAKSQGTLDAGAFESTLRDFAALTDGAADRLVLVDELESITEPGASAKIIAGILEELAEQGAAAVFVSHLAGGIREAADVSVAVDGIEAVGLEDGELVVNRSPVKDHLARSTPELIVEKLAGENETSFYGRLLEKFD, from the coding sequence ATGGACTTCGAGACCATCCCGGGCGTCGGCGAGAAGACGGCCGCCGCGCTCGCGGAACTCGACGACGCCGAGCGAGCGCTCACCGACGGCGACGTGGCGGCGCTCGCGCGGGCACCGGGACTCACGGAGGGGAGGGCGGCGGCCATCGCCCGCGGCGCGATTCGCCGCGACCACGACGACCCCGGCGGCTTCCTCGCCACCGACCGCGCCTCGGAAATCTACCGCGACGCGCTCGGTCTCTTGCAGGCGCGGACGGTCACGACGTACGCCGAGAAGCGACTGGAGACGCTGTTTCCCACCGGGTCGGCCCCGCGCATCGAGGAGGTCCGGGCGTTCGCCGCCGACGCGACCGACCTCGACCCCGACCCGGACGTGCTCGCGGCGCTGTCGGGCGTCGAACCCCTCGCGGACCCGACGCCGCGTCGCGTCCGCGAGCGCTGTATCGCCACCGCCGACGCGGAGCGCTACGCCGCCGCCAAGGAGGCGTTTCCCGAACTCTCAATCGAGGTCGTCGAAGACGGCCGCGACATCGCCGAACTCGCGCGGTCGTACTCGACGGTGGTCGTGTTGGACGAGTCGTTCGCCGGCATCGACGTGGACGGTGACGTGCGCGTCCTCCCCGACGCCGCCGAGCGGACCGACGAGGTCGTCCCCGAGCGACTGCTGGCCTTCTTCGCCGCGAACCGCGAGGCCTTGGAGGCGGCCGCCGCGGTCCACGAAGTGGCCGAACTCGACCCGCCCTGCGACCTCGCCGCCCTCCGCGACGTCCTGTCCCGACTGGCGGACGACGGGACCGTCCTCGGAGACGACGAACTCGAACGCCTCTCGAACGCGGTGGACGACCTCGACACCGCCGTCTCGACCGCCGAATCGGTCGCCAACGACCGCCTCCGCGACGTGATTCGCGAGCGCGACGTGACCATCGAGGGGACCGACTTCCTGTCGCTCGTCGAGCAGGGCGCGCGCGTCGACTCCCTGCTGTCGCGCGAACTCGAAGACGAGTTCGACGAGGCGCTTTCGGCCGCCCGCGACCACCTCGTGGAGTCGCTGTCGCTGCGCCCCGGCGAGGCCGACCTCACGGAGCGGGTGTTTCCCGACGACCCGTCGTTCCCGCTCGGCCACGACGAGGAGGCGGTCGGCCGCCTCCGAACCGAACTGAAGGCCGCCCGCGACCGCCGCGCCGCGAAGTTGAAAGCCGGCCTCGCCGCCGACCTCGGCGACCTGCGCGACCCCGTCGAGACGCTGGTCCGCGACGCGCTCGAACTCGACGTGCGCCTCGCCGTCTCGCGGTTCGCCCGCGATTTCGACTGCGTCTTCCCCGAGTTCACCGGCGCGGCCGGGGACGACGGTGCCGGCTCGTTCGCCATCGAGGCCGGCCGCTCGCCCCTCCTCGACGTGGACTTCTCGGACGTCGACCCCGTGGACTACGAGGTGTCGGGCGTCACGCTCCTCTCGGGCGTCAACAGCGGGGGCAAGACCTCGACGCTCGACCTCGTGGGGCTCGTCGTCGTCCTCGCGCACATGGGGCTTCCCGTCCCCGCCGAGTCGGTCCGCCTCTCGCGGTTTTCCGAACTCCACTACTACGCCAAGTCGCAGGGAACGCTCGACGCCGGCGCGTTCGAGAGCACCCTCCGCGACTTCGCGGCGCTCACCGACGGCGCGGCCGACCGCCTCGTCCTCGTGGACGAACTGGAGAGCATCACCGAACCCGGCGCGTCGGCCAAAATCATCGCCGGCATCCTCGAAGAACTCGCGGAACAGGGCGCGGCGGCCGTGTTCGTCTCCCACCTCGCCGGCGGCATCCGCGAGGCGGCGGACGTGTCGGTCGCGGTCGACGGCATCGAGGCCGTCGGACTGGAAGACGGCGAACTCGTCGTCAACCGCTCGCCCGTGAAGGACCATCTGGCGCGTTCGACCCCGGAACTCATCGTGGAGAAACTGGCCGGCGAGAACGAGACGAGTTTCTACGGGCGACTGCTGGAGAAGTTCGACTGA
- a CDS encoding ORC1-type DNA replication protein, with protein sequence MREDPEEGMLSWDETVFRDEHVFEIDHVPETFNHRESQLRSLKYALRPAVRGSRPLNTMVRGPPGTGKTTAVQKLFGELGTQSGVRTVRVNCQVDSTRYAVFSRVFEHIFEYEPPSSGISFKKLFGQITDRLVEDDEVLVVALDDVNYLFYENEASDTLYSLLRAHEAHSGARIGVIIISSDLSLDVIDELDGRVQSVFRPEEVFFPRYDVDEIVDILRGRSKRGFHEDVIGAPELDQVAEFTADSGDLRVGIDLLRRAGLHAEMRASRTVDMEDVEAAYDKSKYVHLSRCLQGLSDPERELVRVVAEYDGERAGAVYDAFNEATGLGYTRYSELVNKLDQLGVIEARYTEIEGRGRTRAISLAYDADAVLDRL encoded by the coding sequence ATGAGGGAGGACCCCGAAGAGGGGATGCTGTCGTGGGACGAGACGGTGTTCCGCGACGAACACGTCTTCGAAATCGACCACGTTCCGGAGACGTTCAACCACCGCGAGAGCCAACTGCGGAGCCTGAAGTACGCGCTTCGGCCCGCGGTCCGCGGCTCTCGCCCCCTGAACACGATGGTGCGTGGGCCGCCGGGGACGGGCAAGACCACCGCGGTCCAGAAGCTGTTCGGCGAGTTGGGCACGCAGTCGGGCGTCCGGACCGTCCGGGTGAACTGCCAGGTCGACTCGACGCGCTACGCGGTGTTCTCGCGCGTCTTCGAGCACATCTTCGAGTACGAACCCCCGTCGTCGGGCATCTCGTTCAAGAAACTGTTCGGCCAGATAACCGACCGCCTCGTCGAGGACGACGAGGTGCTCGTCGTCGCGCTCGACGACGTGAACTACCTGTTCTACGAGAACGAGGCCTCCGACACGCTCTACTCGCTGCTGCGCGCCCACGAGGCGCACTCCGGCGCGCGCATCGGCGTCATCATCATCTCGTCTGACCTCTCGCTCGACGTCATCGACGAACTCGACGGGCGCGTCCAGAGCGTCTTCCGGCCCGAGGAGGTGTTCTTCCCCCGCTACGACGTGGACGAAATCGTCGATATCCTCCGCGGGCGGTCGAAACGCGGCTTCCACGAGGACGTTATCGGCGCGCCCGAACTCGACCAGGTCGCGGAGTTCACCGCCGATAGTGGCGACCTCCGGGTCGGCATCGACCTGCTCCGTCGCGCGGGCCTCCACGCCGAGATGCGCGCCTCCCGAACCGTCGACATGGAGGACGTGGAGGCCGCCTACGACAAGTCGAAGTACGTCCACCTCTCGCGGTGTCTGCAAGGGCTTTCGGACCCCGAGCGCGAACTCGTCCGGGTCGTCGCCGAGTACGACGGCGAGCGCGCCGGCGCGGTGTACGACGCGTTCAACGAGGCGACCGGCCTCGGCTACACGCGCTACTCCGAACTCGTGAACAAACTGGACCAACTGGGCGTCATCGAGGCCCGATACACCGAAATCGAGGGACGCGGTCGCACCCGCGCCATCTCGCTCGCCTACGACGCGGACGCGGTCTTGGACCGCCTCTGA
- the rpiA gene encoding ribose-5-phosphate isomerase RpiA has translation MKTTGGTDAQKRRAAAAAVEAVEDGAVVGLGTGSTTAFAIRAIGDRVADGLDVRGVPTSFAARELARECGIPVVDLDEVDAVDLAIDGADQVALADSALVKGGGAAHAREKVVDAFADRFLVVADPSKIAETLSHAVPVEVLPSARTTVAAGVSDLGGEATLRRAERKDGPVVTDNGNLVLDCEFGAIPNPESLATDLASLPGAVEHGLFVGLADAVYVGTDDGVEVTEL, from the coding sequence ATGAAGACTACCGGCGGAACCGACGCGCAGAAGCGCCGCGCCGCGGCGGCGGCGGTCGAAGCGGTCGAAGACGGGGCCGTCGTCGGGCTCGGCACCGGCAGCACCACCGCGTTCGCCATCCGCGCCATCGGCGACCGCGTCGCCGACGGCCTCGACGTCCGGGGCGTCCCGACCTCCTTCGCGGCCCGCGAACTCGCCCGCGAGTGCGGCATCCCCGTCGTCGACCTCGACGAGGTGGACGCTGTCGACCTCGCAATCGACGGGGCCGACCAGGTTGCGCTCGCGGACAGCGCGCTCGTCAAGGGCGGCGGCGCGGCCCACGCCCGCGAGAAAGTGGTCGACGCCTTCGCCGACCGGTTCCTCGTCGTCGCCGACCCCTCGAAAATCGCGGAAACGCTCTCGCACGCCGTCCCCGTCGAGGTGCTCCCGTCGGCGCGAACGACCGTCGCGGCGGGCGTCTCGGACCTCGGCGGCGAGGCGACGCTCCGCCGCGCCGAGCGGAAGGACGGCCCCGTCGTCACCGACAACGGAAATCTCGTCCTCGACTGCGAGTTCGGCGCGATTCCGAACCCCGAGTCGCTCGCGACCGATCTCGCGTCGCTCCCCGGCGCGGTCGAACACGGTCTGTTCGTCGGCCTCGCGGACGCGGTCTACGTCGGCACCGACGACGGCGTGGAAGTCACTGAACTCTGA
- a CDS encoding DUF1931 family protein gives MADLIVKAAVKEALKDKNVASDFYDALDEEVKELLEDAARRAEQNDRKTVQPRDL, from the coding sequence ATGGCAGACCTCATTGTCAAGGCAGCCGTCAAGGAAGCGCTCAAGGACAAGAACGTGGCCTCGGACTTCTACGACGCTCTCGACGAGGAAGTCAAGGAGCTTCTCGAAGACGCTGCTCGCCGCGCTGAGCAGAACGACCGTAAGACGGTCCAGCCCCGCGACCTGTAA